A genomic window from Myotis daubentonii chromosome 4, mMyoDau2.1, whole genome shotgun sequence includes:
- the CCDC112 gene encoding coiled-coil domain-containing protein 112 isoform X6 yields the protein MLLQMNDGCFGTSGGIRSFQLHNWKQKVSQPKKAEFIRTAEKLKNLVTNIEKDKHSHFYNQKSDFRIEHSMLEELENKLINSRKTERSKIQQQLAKIHNNVKKLQHQLKDVKPTPSFVEKLREMMEEIENAINTFKEEQRLIYEELIKEEKITNNELSAISRKIDTWALGSSETEKAFRVMSGKVPVDKLAPSTLPEEVVDFEKFLQQTGGRQGGWDDYDHQNFVKVRNKHKGKPTFMGEVLEHLPGRTQDEVEQHEKWYQKFLALEERKKESIQNWKTKKFQKKEEIFKEKAEDIPMLFHNKQEDNQKQKEEQRKQQKLAVEAWKKQKSIEMSMKYASQLKEEEEKEKRQQKERQRQFKLKLLLENYTQQKKEQEEFLRLEKEIREKTEKAEKRKTVADEISRFQERDLRKLELKILDRQSKEDEKAEKQRRLAKLKKKVENNVSRDPARLYKPTKGWEERTKNLGPTGSGPLLHIPHRAIPTWRQGV from the exons agtTACTAacatagaaaaagataaacacaGTCATTTCTACAACCAAAAAAGTGACTTCAGAATTGAGCATAGTATGCTGgaagaattggaaaataaattgaTTAACAGCAGGAAAACAGAAA GATCAAAAATCCAGCAACAATTGGCCAAAATACACAATAATGTAAAGAAACTTCAGCATCAGTTAAAAGATGTGAAGCCTACACCTAGTT ttgtTGAAAAGCTCAGAGAAATGATGGAAGAAATCGAAAATGCAATTAACACTTTTAAGGAGGAGCAGAGATTGAT atATGAAGAGCTtattaaagaagagaaaataactaATAATGAGTTGAGCGCCATATCAAGGAAGATTGACACATGGGCTTTGGGTAGTTCAGAAACAGAGAAAGCTTTCAGAGTGATGTCGGGCAAAGTTCCTGTAGACAAATTAGCACCAAGTACGCTTCCAGAAGAAGTTGTGGATTTTGAAAAATTCCTTCAGCAAACAGGAGGGCGACAAGGGGGCTGGGATGATTATGATCACCAGAACTTTGTAAAAGTGAGAAACAAACATAAAGGGAAGCCAACATTTATGGGAGAAGTTCTAGAACATCTTCCTGGAAGAACACAGGATGAAGTTGAACAGCATGAGAAATGGTATCAAAAGTTTCTGGCcctagaagaaaggaaaaaagag TCTATTCAGAATTGGAAAactaaaaaatttcaaaaaaaggaggaaattttCAAGGAAAAGGCAGAGGATATACCTATGCTTTTTCATAACAAACAAGAAGATAATCAAAAgcaaaaagaggaacaaagaaagcAGCAGAAATTGGCAGTGGAAGCTTGGAAAAAACAGAAAAGtatagaaatgtcaatgaaatATGCGTCCCAgttaaaagaagaggaagagaaagagaaaaggcagcAGAAAGAGCGCCAACGCCAGTTTAAACTAAAATTACTACTAGAAAACTACACCCAGCAGAAGAAAGAACAGGAAGAATTTTTAAGACTTGAAAAGGAGAtaagagaaaagacagaaaaggcagaaaaaaggaaaactgtTGCTGATGAAATTTCCAGATTTCAAGAAAGA GATTTACGTAAACTTGAACTGAAAATTCTTGATAGACAGTCAAAAGAAGATgaaaaggcagaaaaacaaagaagactggcaaaattaaaaaaaaag GTTGAAAACAATGTTAGCAGAGATCCTGCTAGGCTTTACAAACCTACCAAAGGTTGGGAAGAACGGACCAAAAACTTAGGACCAACAGGCTCTGGGCCACTTCTACATATCCCACATAG GGCTATTCCAACCTGGAGACAAGGAGTTTAG
- the CCDC112 gene encoding coiled-coil domain-containing protein 112 isoform X7, with product MLEELENKLINSRKTERSKIQQQLAKIHNNVKKLQHQLKDVKPTPSFVEKLREMMEEIENAINTFKEEQRLIYEELIKEEKITNNELSAISRKIDTWALGSSETEKAFRVMSGKVPVDKLAPSTLPEEVVDFEKFLQQTGGRQGGWDDYDHQNFVKVRNKHKGKPTFMGEVLEHLPGRTQDEVEQHEKWYQKFLALEERKKESIQNWKTKKFQKKEEIFKEKAEDIPMLFHNKQEDNQKQKEEQRKQQKLAVEAWKKQKSIEMSMKYASQLKEEEEKEKRQQKERQRQFKLKLLLENYTQQKKEQEEFLRLEKEIREKTEKAEKRKTVADEISRFQERDLRKLELKILDRQSKEDEKAEKQRRLAKLKKKVENNVSRDPARLYKPTKGWEERTKNLGPTGSGPLLHIPHRAIPTWRQGV from the exons ATGCTGgaagaattggaaaataaattgaTTAACAGCAGGAAAACAGAAA GATCAAAAATCCAGCAACAATTGGCCAAAATACACAATAATGTAAAGAAACTTCAGCATCAGTTAAAAGATGTGAAGCCTACACCTAGTT ttgtTGAAAAGCTCAGAGAAATGATGGAAGAAATCGAAAATGCAATTAACACTTTTAAGGAGGAGCAGAGATTGAT atATGAAGAGCTtattaaagaagagaaaataactaATAATGAGTTGAGCGCCATATCAAGGAAGATTGACACATGGGCTTTGGGTAGTTCAGAAACAGAGAAAGCTTTCAGAGTGATGTCGGGCAAAGTTCCTGTAGACAAATTAGCACCAAGTACGCTTCCAGAAGAAGTTGTGGATTTTGAAAAATTCCTTCAGCAAACAGGAGGGCGACAAGGGGGCTGGGATGATTATGATCACCAGAACTTTGTAAAAGTGAGAAACAAACATAAAGGGAAGCCAACATTTATGGGAGAAGTTCTAGAACATCTTCCTGGAAGAACACAGGATGAAGTTGAACAGCATGAGAAATGGTATCAAAAGTTTCTGGCcctagaagaaaggaaaaaagag TCTATTCAGAATTGGAAAactaaaaaatttcaaaaaaaggaggaaattttCAAGGAAAAGGCAGAGGATATACCTATGCTTTTTCATAACAAACAAGAAGATAATCAAAAgcaaaaagaggaacaaagaaagcAGCAGAAATTGGCAGTGGAAGCTTGGAAAAAACAGAAAAGtatagaaatgtcaatgaaatATGCGTCCCAgttaaaagaagaggaagagaaagagaaaaggcagcAGAAAGAGCGCCAACGCCAGTTTAAACTAAAATTACTACTAGAAAACTACACCCAGCAGAAGAAAGAACAGGAAGAATTTTTAAGACTTGAAAAGGAGAtaagagaaaagacagaaaaggcagaaaaaaggaaaactgtTGCTGATGAAATTTCCAGATTTCAAGAAAGA GATTTACGTAAACTTGAACTGAAAATTCTTGATAGACAGTCAAAAGAAGATgaaaaggcagaaaaacaaagaagactggcaaaattaaaaaaaaag GTTGAAAACAATGTTAGCAGAGATCCTGCTAGGCTTTACAAACCTACCAAAGGTTGGGAAGAACGGACCAAAAACTTAGGACCAACAGGCTCTGGGCCACTTCTACATATCCCACATAG GGCTATTCCAACCTGGAGACAAGGAGTTTAG